The following proteins come from a genomic window of Acipenser ruthenus chromosome 44, fAciRut3.2 maternal haplotype, whole genome shotgun sequence:
- the LOC117398786 gene encoding mitogen-activated protein kinase 1-like, translated as MADSSNRGVAGSGAAGSGSTAAGAVGGGAAAAAAPAPPAASKLESVKGQNFDVGPRYVDLLYIGEGAYGMVCSAHDNVNKVRVAIKKISPFEHQTYCQRTLREIKILLRFRHENIIGINDILRARQLDNMRDVYIVQDLMETDLYKLLKTQQLSNDHICYFLYQILRGLKYIHSANVLHRDLKPSNLLINTTCDLKICDFGLARIADPEHDHTGFLTEYVATRWYRAPEIMLNSKGYTKSIDIWSVGCILAEMLSNRPIFPGKHYLDQLNHILGILGSPTPDDLNCIINMKARNYLQSLPQKPKIPWNKLFPKADGKALDMLDRMLTFNPIKRITVEEALAHPYLEQYYDPTDEPVAEEPFTFNMELDDLPKEKLKELIFEETARFQATYQGT; from the exons ATGGCCGACTCGTCTAACCGCGGCGTAGCGGGATCAGGAGCCGCGGGCTCGGGTTCCACAGCAGCCGGGGCGGTGGGCGGAGGAGCCGCGGCGGCGGCGGCTCCGGCTCCTCCCGCAGCTTCCAAGCTGGAGTCCGTGAAAGGGCAGAATTTCGACGTCGGGCCCCGTTACGTCGATCTACTTTACATCGGGGAGGGGGCCTACGGAATGGTCTG CTCTGCCCATGACAATGTGAACAAGGTCCGGGTAGCCATTAAGAAGATCAGCCCCTTTGAGCACCAGACGTACTGCCAGCGCACCCTGCGAGAGATCAAGATCCTGCTGCGCTTCCGACATGAGAACATCATCGGGATCAACGACATCCTGAGAGCCAGGCAGCTGGACAACATGAGGGACGT GTATATAGTCCAGGACCTCATGGAGACTGACCTGTACAAACTGCTGAAGACGCAGCAGCTCAGCAATGATCATATCTGCTACTTCCTGTACCAGATCCTGAGAGGGCTGAAGTACATCCACTCTGCCAACGTGCTGCACAGAGACCTGAAACCCTCGAACCTGCTCATCAACACCACCTGCGATCTCAAG atcTGTGATTTCGGGCTGGCTCGGATAGCTGACCCGGAGCACGACCACACTGGCTTCCTCACGGAGTACGTGGCGACTCGCTGGTACAGAGCGCCCGAGATCATGCTGAACTCCAAG GGCTACACCAAGTCCATTGATATCTGGTCAGTAGGCTGCATTCTGGCTGAGATGCTGTCAAACAGACCTATCTTCCCAGGGAAGCATTACCTGGATCAGCTCAACCACATTCTTG GTATTCTGGGCTCCCCCACTCCAGATGATCTGAACTGCATCATCAACATGAAGGCGCGGAACTACCTGCAGTCTCTCCCGCAGAAACCCAAGATCCCCTGGAACAAGCTGTTCCCCAAGGCCGACGGGAAAG CTCTGGATATGCTGGACCGCATGCTGACCTTTAACCCCATCAAGCGCATCACCGTGGAGGAGGCCCTCGCTCACCCTTATCTGGAGCAGTACTACGACCCCACTGATGAG
- the si:ch211-180a12.2 gene encoding uncharacterized protein si:ch211-180a12.2 isoform X3 — protein sequence MGNDSALLCSATGFYPAGITFSWFRESIRVASPSTGPVQQSSEDGTFSSTSTYQFIPTSQDQNATFSCVVNQNATEPAIREDFTLRIRKQPVVRVSPLTLVQDRPQTLRCEIDGYYPEDIAVSWVIGGEEFGVEGAAPNPDGTFRRFEYRTLTPSERDRGAAVTCRVRQEGFEQAVSQEIHIKLQDDTNLPVAAKAAVAVMGISLMLASLLGLGIWWSNRDKRNKGLTVSGVIQPARVVVGRKAMLSCSVEGRHLQNVRVEWSVNGKTIWDSPLSLPPPSRSQDHQLTPLLTTATPRATKPREYKIKTQGPFQVKSGKESVLFSHLSFVPNLTDHKGAVFRCQVSYWGKEKVIEKSSGRLLLLAEPTVSEIRDLSAVSNPEILLSVEARHFHPKNIVFRWSCGEQDDLIPAPASTEVSPSQEDEGYYNAGSVCRIQRGRLGDPGFRVRVIIDHLSLKEPMRREVTSQTPGIGGRPFMSEIAAPRVQLGQAFTLSVRVSGFDPPDLTVSWLRRGREPPGEERELGDGLLTWGPFEDETSRFHLESQVSFTPHSIADVEDYSFVCRVSHPNLSEPIERCVGPLSITAAPVISEIRKSGEEGEGGREQIFTLLLEKCYPRQGCVTWALPAGGGLESLPSELQTGSCHDDGTYTLISSCRVPEERGRSQEGLRAQIKHPALGRAQYRDWRASC from the exons ATGGGTAATGACAGCGCGCTCCTCTGCTCCGCTACTGGTTTCTACCCAGCGGGGATCACCTTCTCCTGGTTCCGGGAGTCCATCCGAGTGGCGTCTCCCAGTACGGGACCAGTTCAGCAGAGCTCCGAGGACGGCACTTTCAGTTCCACCAGTACGTACCAGTTCATTCCAACCAGTCAGGACCAGAACGCCACCTTCAGCTGTGTGGTGAATCAGAACGCAACGGAGCCAGCGATCAGAGAGGACTTCACCCTGAGAATCAGAA agcAGCCGGTGGTCCGAGTATCCCCCCTCACTCTGGTTCAAGACAGACCCCAGACTCTGCGCTGCGAGATTGATGGATATTACCCAGAAGACATTGCGGTGAGCTGGGTGATCGGAGGGGAGGAGTTTGGTGTGGAGGGGGCGGCGCCTAACCCCGACGGGACGTTCCGCAGGTTCGAGTATCGCACCCTGACCCCCTCCGAGCGGGACAGGGGGGCGGCCGTGACCTGCAGGGTCAGACAAGAGGGGTTTGAGCAAGCGGTGAGCCAGGAGATTCACATCAAGCTGCAAG acgACACTAACCTGCCTGTAGCTGCAAAGGCGGCAGTGGCAGTGATGGGAATATCTCTCATGCTGGCCTCCCTGCTGGGTCTTGGCATCTGGTGGAGCAACAGAGACA AGAGGAACAAGGGGCTGACAGTGTCGGGGGTGATCCAGCCAGCGAGGGTTGTGGTCGGGAGGAAAGCCATGCTCTCCTGTTCAGTGGAGGGGAGGCATCTCCAAAACGTCAGGGTCGAGTGGTCTGTCAACGGCAAGACGATCTGGGACAGCCCGCTCTCCCTGCCACCCCCCTCGCGGTCCCAGGACCACCAGCTCACCCCCCTGCTCACCACCGCCACCCCCAGGGCCACTAAACCCCGGGAGTACAAAATCAAAACTCAGGGCCCTTTCCAGGTGAAATCGGGCAAGGAGTCAGTGCTTTTCTCTCACCTCAGCTTCGTGCCGAATCTCACTGACCACAAGGGGGCGGTGTTCAGGTGCCAGGTGTCTTACTGGGGGAAGGAGAAAGTCATTGAGAAAAGTTCGGGCAGGCTTTTGTTGTTAG CTGAACCCACAGTCTCGGAGATCAGAGACCTCTCTGCTGTCAGTAACCCCGAGATTCTGCTGTCTGTCGAAGCCCGGCATTTCCACCCCAAAAACATTGTGTTCCGCTGGTCGTGCGGGGAGCAGGACGATCTAATCCCTGCCCCGGCCAGCACAGAGGTCTCCCCCAGCCAGGAGGACGAGGGTTACTACAACGCAGGGAGCGTGTGTCGAATACAGAGGGGCAGGTTGGGAGACCCAGGGTTCAGAGTGCGTGTGATCATAGATCACCTGTCTTTGAAGGAGCCAATGAGGAGGGAG GTGACGTCACAGACACCGG GGATTGGCGGGCGCCCGTTCATGTCTGAGATAGCCGCCCCAAGAGTGCAGCTGGGCCAGGCATTCACTCTCAGTGTCAGGGTGTCTGGGTTCGACCCCCCAGACCTCACTGTGAGCTGGCTGCGGAGAGGCAGGGAGCCCCCTGGGGAGGAGAGAGAGCTGGGGGACGGGCTGCTCACCTGGGGGCCCTTCGAGGACGAGACAAGCAG GTTTCACTTGGAGAGCCAGGTGTCATTCACCCCACACTCTATAGCCGATGTAGAGGATTACAGTTTTGTGTGCCGTGTCTCACATCCGAACCTGAGCGAGCCCATTGAGAGGTGCGTTGGACCCCTGAGCATCACAG ctgccCCTGTGATCTCTGAGATCCGGAAGTCTGGAGAAGAAGGTGAAGGAGGGCGGGAGCAAATCTTTACTCTGCTTCTTGAGAAGTGCTACCCCAGACAGGGCTGCGTTACCTGGGCTCTGCCAGCAGGGGGAGGCCTGGAGAGTCTGCCCTCGGAACTGCAGACTGGCAGCTGCCATGACGACGGAACCTACACCCTCATCAGCTCCTGCAGGGTCccggaggagagggggaggagccaggaGGGGCTGAGAGCTCAGATCAAACACCCTGCACTGGGGAGAGCGCAGTATAGAGACTggagag ccTCCTGTTGA
- the si:ch211-180a12.2 gene encoding uncharacterized protein si:ch211-180a12.2 isoform X1: MGNDSALLCSATGFYPAGITFSWFRESIRVASPSTGPVQQSSEDGTFSSTSTYQFIPTSQDQNATFSCVVNQNATEPAIREDFTLRIRKQPVVRVSPLTLVQDRPQTLRCEIDGYYPEDIAVSWVIGGEEFGVEGAAPNPDGTFRRFEYRTLTPSERDRGAAVTCRVRQEGFEQAVSQEIHIKLQDDTNLPVAAKAAVAVMGISLMLASLLGLGIWWSNRDKRNKGLTVSGVIQPARVVVGRKAMLSCSVEGRHLQNVRVEWSVNGKTIWDSPLSLPPPSRSQDHQLTPLLTTATPRATKPREYKIKTQGPFQVKSGKESVLFSHLSFVPNLTDHKGAVFRCQVSYWGKEKVIEKSSGRLLLLAEPTVSEIRDLSAVSNPEILLSVEARHFHPKNIVFRWSCGEQDDLIPAPASTEVSPSQEDEGYYNAGSVCRIQRGRLGDPGFRVRVIIDHLSLKEPMRREVTSQTPGIGGRPFMSEIAAPRVQLGQAFTLSVRVSGFDPPDLTVSWLRRGREPPGEERELGDGLLTWGPFEDETSRFHLESQVSFTPHSIADVEDYSFVCRVSHPNLSEPIERCVGPLSITAAPVISEIRKSGEEGEGGREQIFTLLLEKCYPRQGCVTWALPAGGGLESLPSELQTGSCHDDGTYTLISSCRVPEERGRSQEGLRAQIKHPALGRAQYRDWRASC, translated from the exons ATGGGTAATGACAGCGCGCTCCTCTGCTCCGCTACTGGTTTCTACCCAGCGGGGATCACCTTCTCCTGGTTCCGGGAGTCCATCCGAGTGGCGTCTCCCAGTACGGGACCAGTTCAGCAGAGCTCCGAGGACGGCACTTTCAGTTCCACCAGTACGTACCAGTTCATTCCAACCAGTCAGGACCAGAACGCCACCTTCAGCTGTGTGGTGAATCAGAACGCAACGGAGCCAGCGATCAGAGAGGACTTCACCCTGAGAATCAGAA agcAGCCGGTGGTCCGAGTATCCCCCCTCACTCTGGTTCAAGACAGACCCCAGACTCTGCGCTGCGAGATTGATGGATATTACCCAGAAGACATTGCGGTGAGCTGGGTGATCGGAGGGGAGGAGTTTGGTGTGGAGGGGGCGGCGCCTAACCCCGACGGGACGTTCCGCAGGTTCGAGTATCGCACCCTGACCCCCTCCGAGCGGGACAGGGGGGCGGCCGTGACCTGCAGGGTCAGACAAGAGGGGTTTGAGCAAGCGGTGAGCCAGGAGATTCACATCAAGCTGCAAG acgACACTAACCTGCCTGTAGCTGCAAAGGCGGCAGTGGCAGTGATGGGAATATCTCTCATGCTGGCCTCCCTGCTGGGTCTTGGCATCTGGTGGAGCAACAGAGACA AGAGGAACAAGGGGCTGACAGTGTCGGGGGTGATCCAGCCAGCGAGGGTTGTGGTCGGGAGGAAAGCCATGCTCTCCTGTTCAGTGGAGGGGAGGCATCTCCAAAACGTCAGGGTCGAGTGGTCTGTCAACGGCAAGACGATCTGGGACAGCCCGCTCTCCCTGCCACCCCCCTCGCGGTCCCAGGACCACCAGCTCACCCCCCTGCTCACCACCGCCACCCCCAGGGCCACTAAACCCCGGGAGTACAAAATCAAAACTCAGGGCCCTTTCCAGGTGAAATCGGGCAAGGAGTCAGTGCTTTTCTCTCACCTCAGCTTCGTGCCGAATCTCACTGACCACAAGGGGGCGGTGTTCAGGTGCCAGGTGTCTTACTGGGGGAAGGAGAAAGTCATTGAGAAAAGTTCGGGCAGGCTTTTGTTGTTAG CTGAACCCACAGTCTCGGAGATCAGAGACCTCTCTGCTGTCAGTAACCCCGAGATTCTGCTGTCTGTCGAAGCCCGGCATTTCCACCCCAAAAACATTGTGTTCCGCTGGTCGTGCGGGGAGCAGGACGATCTAATCCCTGCCCCGGCCAGCACAGAGGTCTCCCCCAGCCAGGAGGACGAGGGTTACTACAACGCAGGGAGCGTGTGTCGAATACAGAGGGGCAGGTTGGGAGACCCAGGGTTCAGAGTGCGTGTGATCATAGATCACCTGTCTTTGAAGGAGCCAATGAGGAGGGAG gtgacgtcacagacaccgg GGATTGGCGGGCGCCCGTTCATGTCTGAGATAGCCGCCCCAAGAGTGCAGCTGGGCCAGGCATTCACTCTCAGTGTCAGGGTGTCTGGGTTCGACCCCCCAGACCTCACTGTGAGCTGGCTGCGGAGAGGCAGGGAGCCCCCTGGGGAGGAGAGAGAGCTGGGGGACGGGCTGCTCACCTGGGGGCCCTTCGAGGACGAGACAAGCAG GTTTCACTTGGAGAGCCAGGTGTCATTCACCCCACACTCTATAGCCGATGTAGAGGATTACAGTTTTGTGTGCCGTGTCTCACATCCGAACCTGAGCGAGCCCATTGAGAGGTGCGTTGGACCCCTGAGCATCACAG ctgccCCTGTGATCTCTGAGATCCGGAAGTCTGGAGAAGAAGGTGAAGGAGGGCGGGAGCAAATCTTTACTCTGCTTCTTGAGAAGTGCTACCCCAGACAGGGCTGCGTTACCTGGGCTCTGCCAGCAGGGGGAGGCCTGGAGAGTCTGCCCTCGGAACTGCAGACTGGCAGCTGCCATGACGACGGAACCTACACCCTCATCAGCTCCTGCAGGGTCccggaggagagggggaggagccaggaGGGGCTGAGAGCTCAGATCAAACACCCTGCACTGGGGAGAGCGCAGTATAGAGACTggagag ccTCCTGTTGA
- the si:ch211-180a12.2 gene encoding uncharacterized protein si:ch211-180a12.2 isoform X2 — MGNDSALLCSATGFYPAGITFSWFRESIRVASPSTGPVQQSSEDGTFSSTSTYQFIPTSQDQNATFSCVVNQNATEPAIREDFTLRIRKQPVVRVSPLTLVQDRPQTLRCEIDGYYPEDIAVSWVIGGEEFGVEGAAPNPDGTFRRFEYRTLTPSERDRGAAVTCRVRQEGFEQAVSQEIHIKLQDDTNLPVAAKAAVAVMGISLMLASLLGLGIWWSNRDKRNKGLTVSGVIQPARVVVGRKAMLSCSVEGRHLQNVRVEWSVNGKTIWDSPLSLPPPSRSQDHQLTPLLTTATPRATKPREYKIKTQGPFQVKSGKESVLFSHLSFVPNLTDHKGAVFRCQVSYWGKEKVIEKSSGRLLLLAEPTVSEIRDLSAVSNPEILLSVEARHFHPKNIVFRWSCGEQDDLIPAPASTEVSPSQEDEGYYNAGSVCRIQRGRLGDPGFRVRVIIDHLSLKEPMRREVTSQTPGIGGRPFMSEIAAPRVQLGQAFTLSVRVSGFDPPDLTVSWLRRGREPPGEERELGDGLLTWGPFEDETSRFHLESQVSFTPHSIADVEDYSFVCRVSHPNLSEPIERCVGPLSITAAPVISEIRKSGEEGEGGREQIFTLLLEKCYPRQGCVTWALPAGGGLESLPSELQTGSCHDDGTYTLISSCRVPEERGRSQEGLRAQIKHPALGRAQYRDWRASC, encoded by the exons ATGGGTAATGACAGCGCGCTCCTCTGCTCCGCTACTGGTTTCTACCCAGCGGGGATCACCTTCTCCTGGTTCCGGGAGTCCATCCGAGTGGCGTCTCCCAGTACGGGACCAGTTCAGCAGAGCTCCGAGGACGGCACTTTCAGTTCCACCAGTACGTACCAGTTCATTCCAACCAGTCAGGACCAGAACGCCACCTTCAGCTGTGTGGTGAATCAGAACGCAACGGAGCCAGCGATCAGAGAGGACTTCACCCTGAGAATCAGAA agcAGCCGGTGGTCCGAGTATCCCCCCTCACTCTGGTTCAAGACAGACCCCAGACTCTGCGCTGCGAGATTGATGGATATTACCCAGAAGACATTGCGGTGAGCTGGGTGATCGGAGGGGAGGAGTTTGGTGTGGAGGGGGCGGCGCCTAACCCCGACGGGACGTTCCGCAGGTTCGAGTATCGCACCCTGACCCCCTCCGAGCGGGACAGGGGGGCGGCCGTGACCTGCAGGGTCAGACAAGAGGGGTTTGAGCAAGCGGTGAGCCAGGAGATTCACATCAAGCTGCAAG acgACACTAACCTGCCTGTAGCTGCAAAGGCGGCAGTGGCAGTGATGGGAATATCTCTCATGCTGGCCTCCCTGCTGGGTCTTGGCATCTGGTGGAGCAACAGAGACA AGAGGAACAAGGGGCTGACAGTGTCGGGGGTGATCCAGCCAGCGAGGGTTGTGGTCGGGAGGAAAGCCATGCTCTCCTGTTCAGTGGAGGGGAGGCATCTCCAAAACGTCAGGGTCGAGTGGTCTGTCAACGGCAAGACGATCTGGGACAGCCCGCTCTCCCTGCCACCCCCCTCGCGGTCCCAGGACCACCAGCTCACCCCCCTGCTCACCACCGCCACCCCCAGGGCCACTAAACCCCGGGAGTACAAAATCAAAACTCAGGGCCCTTTCCAGGTGAAATCGGGCAAGGAGTCAGTGCTTTTCTCTCACCTCAGCTTCGTGCCGAATCTCACTGACCACAAGGGGGCGGTGTTCAGGTGCCAGGTGTCTTACTGGGGGAAGGAGAAAGTCATTGAGAAAAGTTCGGGCAGGCTTTTGTTGTTAG CTGAACCCACAGTCTCGGAGATCAGAGACCTCTCTGCTGTCAGTAACCCCGAGATTCTGCTGTCTGTCGAAGCCCGGCATTTCCACCCCAAAAACATTGTGTTCCGCTGGTCGTGCGGGGAGCAGGACGATCTAATCCCTGCCCCGGCCAGCACAGAGGTCTCCCCCAGCCAGGAGGACGAGGGTTACTACAACGCAGGGAGCGTGTGTCGAATACAGAGGGGCAGGTTGGGAGACCCAGGGTTCAGAGTGCGTGTGATCATAGATCACCTGTCTTTGAAGGAGCCAATGAGGAGGGAGGTGACATCACAGACACCGG GGATTGGCGGGCGCCCGTTCATGTCTGAGATAGCCGCCCCAAGAGTGCAGCTGGGCCAGGCATTCACTCTCAGTGTCAGGGTGTCTGGGTTCGACCCCCCAGACCTCACTGTGAGCTGGCTGCGGAGAGGCAGGGAGCCCCCTGGGGAGGAGAGAGAGCTGGGGGACGGGCTGCTCACCTGGGGGCCCTTCGAGGACGAGACAAGCAG GTTTCACTTGGAGAGCCAGGTGTCATTCACCCCACACTCTATAGCCGATGTAGAGGATTACAGTTTTGTGTGCCGTGTCTCACATCCGAACCTGAGCGAGCCCATTGAGAGGTGCGTTGGACCCCTGAGCATCACAG ctgccCCTGTGATCTCTGAGATCCGGAAGTCTGGAGAAGAAGGTGAAGGAGGGCGGGAGCAAATCTTTACTCTGCTTCTTGAGAAGTGCTACCCCAGACAGGGCTGCGTTACCTGGGCTCTGCCAGCAGGGGGAGGCCTGGAGAGTCTGCCCTCGGAACTGCAGACTGGCAGCTGCCATGACGACGGAACCTACACCCTCATCAGCTCCTGCAGGGTCccggaggagagggggaggagccaggaGGGGCTGAGAGCTCAGATCAAACACCCTGCACTGGGGAGAGCGCAGTATAGAGACTggagag ccTCCTGTTGA
- the si:ch211-180a12.2 gene encoding uncharacterized protein si:ch211-180a12.2 isoform X4 has product MGNDSALLCSATGFYPAGITFSWFRESIRVASPSTGPVQQSSEDGTFSSTSTYQFIPTSQDQNATFSCVVNQNATEPAIREDFTLRIRKQPVVRVSPLTLVQDRPQTLRCEIDGYYPEDIAVSWVIGGEEFGVEGAAPNPDGTFRRFEYRTLTPSERDRGAAVTCRVRQEGFEQAVSQEIHIKLQDDTNLPVAAKAAVAVMGISLMLASLLGLGIWWSNRDKRNKGLTVSGVIQPARVVVGRKAMLSCSVEGRHLQNVRVEWSVNGKTIWDSPLSLPPPSRSQDHQLTPLLTTATPRATKPREYKIKTQGPFQVKSGKESVLFSHLSFVPNLTDHKGAVFRCQVSYWGKEKVIEKSSGRLLLLAEPTVSEIRDLSAVSNPEILLSVEARHFHPKNIVFRWSCGEQDDLIPAPASTEVSPSQEDEGYYNAGSVCRIQRGRLGDPGFRVRVIIDHLSLKEPMRREVTSQTPGIGGRPFMSEIAAPRVQLGQAFTLSVRVSGFDPPDLTVSWLRRGREPPGEERELGDGLLTWGPFEDETSRFHLESQVSFTPHSIADVEDYSFVCRVSHPNLSEPIESCPCDL; this is encoded by the exons ATGGGTAATGACAGCGCGCTCCTCTGCTCCGCTACTGGTTTCTACCCAGCGGGGATCACCTTCTCCTGGTTCCGGGAGTCCATCCGAGTGGCGTCTCCCAGTACGGGACCAGTTCAGCAGAGCTCCGAGGACGGCACTTTCAGTTCCACCAGTACGTACCAGTTCATTCCAACCAGTCAGGACCAGAACGCCACCTTCAGCTGTGTGGTGAATCAGAACGCAACGGAGCCAGCGATCAGAGAGGACTTCACCCTGAGAATCAGAA agcAGCCGGTGGTCCGAGTATCCCCCCTCACTCTGGTTCAAGACAGACCCCAGACTCTGCGCTGCGAGATTGATGGATATTACCCAGAAGACATTGCGGTGAGCTGGGTGATCGGAGGGGAGGAGTTTGGTGTGGAGGGGGCGGCGCCTAACCCCGACGGGACGTTCCGCAGGTTCGAGTATCGCACCCTGACCCCCTCCGAGCGGGACAGGGGGGCGGCCGTGACCTGCAGGGTCAGACAAGAGGGGTTTGAGCAAGCGGTGAGCCAGGAGATTCACATCAAGCTGCAAG acgACACTAACCTGCCTGTAGCTGCAAAGGCGGCAGTGGCAGTGATGGGAATATCTCTCATGCTGGCCTCCCTGCTGGGTCTTGGCATCTGGTGGAGCAACAGAGACA AGAGGAACAAGGGGCTGACAGTGTCGGGGGTGATCCAGCCAGCGAGGGTTGTGGTCGGGAGGAAAGCCATGCTCTCCTGTTCAGTGGAGGGGAGGCATCTCCAAAACGTCAGGGTCGAGTGGTCTGTCAACGGCAAGACGATCTGGGACAGCCCGCTCTCCCTGCCACCCCCCTCGCGGTCCCAGGACCACCAGCTCACCCCCCTGCTCACCACCGCCACCCCCAGGGCCACTAAACCCCGGGAGTACAAAATCAAAACTCAGGGCCCTTTCCAGGTGAAATCGGGCAAGGAGTCAGTGCTTTTCTCTCACCTCAGCTTCGTGCCGAATCTCACTGACCACAAGGGGGCGGTGTTCAGGTGCCAGGTGTCTTACTGGGGGAAGGAGAAAGTCATTGAGAAAAGTTCGGGCAGGCTTTTGTTGTTAG CTGAACCCACAGTCTCGGAGATCAGAGACCTCTCTGCTGTCAGTAACCCCGAGATTCTGCTGTCTGTCGAAGCCCGGCATTTCCACCCCAAAAACATTGTGTTCCGCTGGTCGTGCGGGGAGCAGGACGATCTAATCCCTGCCCCGGCCAGCACAGAGGTCTCCCCCAGCCAGGAGGACGAGGGTTACTACAACGCAGGGAGCGTGTGTCGAATACAGAGGGGCAGGTTGGGAGACCCAGGGTTCAGAGTGCGTGTGATCATAGATCACCTGTCTTTGAAGGAGCCAATGAGGAGGGAG gtgacgtcacagacaccgg GGATTGGCGGGCGCCCGTTCATGTCTGAGATAGCCGCCCCAAGAGTGCAGCTGGGCCAGGCATTCACTCTCAGTGTCAGGGTGTCTGGGTTCGACCCCCCAGACCTCACTGTGAGCTGGCTGCGGAGAGGCAGGGAGCCCCCTGGGGAGGAGAGAGAGCTGGGGGACGGGCTGCTCACCTGGGGGCCCTTCGAGGACGAGACAAGCAG GTTTCACTTGGAGAGCCAGGTGTCATTCACCCCACACTCTATAGCCGATGTAGAGGATTACAGTTTTGTGTGCCGTGTCTCACATCCGAACCTGAGCGAGCCCATTGAGAG ctgccCCTGTGATCTCTGA